In the genome of Drosophila pseudoobscura strain MV-25-SWS-2005 chromosome 3, UCI_Dpse_MV25, whole genome shotgun sequence, one region contains:
- the Ote gene encoding otefin: protein MADVDDFDTISDAELRAKMIAQGLPNIPVTSSSRKVLVKRLRASIGGQASPAVTASPKKTNKRETLAPVAAPASASTPVDKPDGTKPGPGSTKSRRTIASTANDAKAADRRRPDEQVVKKPVVAAPTQTRRISTSSEKREVVSERPVKKPESIIEEAAVPKRTDYHENTLEVNSTIVLESDEEEDEQLARAADLVELQYKAKEKPKPRSKLTTTTTNTFEYSGKTAFSMAPLVSTSKAADPPRRQAYESGAPTSTAFRTQTSSSSYDYLNNPTGRYSSYVRSPAQSYVTAEAPAPSLAYTSSYRRSPPRQPFANELSDENDAEDSQYESTFARNLARLRSEKIGDRNSQYRRTIASSNSMGYEPQARRSLRPDETSVSVAFRGWLNSLNEAYNLKSNMFILFVVILLIGVYFLFH, encoded by the coding sequence ATGGCCGACGTGGACGATTTTGATACTATATCCGATGCCGAATTGCGGGCGAAGATGATTGCCCAGGGACTACCGAATATTCCAGttacaagcagcagccgcaaagTTTTGGTCAAGCGTCTGCGCGCCTCCATTGGTGGCCAGGCGTCGCCGGCAGTCACTGCCAGTCCCAAGAAAACCAACAAGCGAGAGACCCTGGCGCCGGttgcagctccagcttctgCTTCCACTCCGGTGGACAAACCAGATGGAACGAAGCCGGGCCCTGGATCCACCAAATCACGCCGCACAATTGCGTCCACAGCTAACGACGCCAAAGCCGCTGACCGTCGTCGCCCTGACGAGCAGGTGgtgaagaaaccagtagttgCGGCTCCCACACAGACGCGTCGCATCTCCACTTCCTCAGAAAAGCGGGAGGTAGTATCGGAGCGTCCAGTCAAGAAGCCAGAGTCTATCATCGAGGAGGCTGCTGTGCCTAAGCGCACCGACTACCATGAGAACACTTTGGAGGTCAACTCGACGATCGTCCTGGAGTCCGACGAAGAGGAGGACGAGCAGTTGGCACGTGCTGCTGACCTTGTCGAGCTACAGTACAAGGCtaaggaaaaaccaaaacccagaTCGAAGCTGACGACTACCACGACCAATACATTCGAGTATAGTGGCAAGACAGCTTTCTCGATGGCTCCACTGGTCTCCACTAGCAAGGCCGCGGACCCACCCCGCCGACAGGCATATGAATCAGGTGCTCCGACCAGCACCGCCTTTCGTACACAGACAAGCAGCTCTTCTTACGACTACCTCAACAACCCCACCGGGCGCTACAGCAGCTATGTGCGCTCGCCAGCCCAGAGCTATGTCACTGCAGAGGCACCGGCACCATCTCTGGCCTACACTTCGAGCTACCGTCGTTCCCCACCACGTCAACCATTTGCCAACGAGCTGAGCGACGAAAACGACGCGGAAGATTCCCAGTACGAGAGCACCTTTGCTCGCAATTTGGCCCGCCTGCGGTCCGAAAAAATCGGGGACCGCAACAGTCAGTACAGGCGTACCATAGCCAGCTCCAATTCCATGGGCTATGAGCCCCAGGCACGCCGTTCCCTGCGACCGGACGAGACCAGTGTCTCTGTGGCCTTTCGTGGCTGGCTCAATAGCTTGAACGAAGCCTATAATCTTAAGTCTAATATGTTTATATTGTTCGTAGTTATATTATTGATTGGCGTCTATTTCCTGTTTCACTAG
- the pen-2 gene encoding gamma-secretase subunit pen-2: MDFSKAPNPRKLQLCRTYFYAGFALLPFVWAINVCWCFEEAFRKPPFPEQSQIKRFVIYSAVGTLLWIVALIAWIIIFQTNRTGWGATADYMSFMIPLGSA; this comes from the exons ATGGACTTCTCAAAGGCACCCAATCCACGAAAACTGCAACTCTGCCGTACATACTTCTATG CTGGATTTGCCCTTCTGCCCTTCGTGTGGGCCATCAATGTTTGCTGGTGCTTTGAGGAGGCATTCCGCAAACCCCCATTCCCGGAACAGAGCCAAATAAAACGAT TTGTCATATATTCCGCTGTGGGAACGCTTTTGTGGATCGTTGCGCTCATTGCTTGGATCATCATATTCCAGACCAATCGCACCGGCTGGGGAGCAACCGCCGACTACATGAGCTTCATGATTCCGCTTGGCAGTGCATGA